From Parasphaerochaeta coccoides DSM 17374, a single genomic window includes:
- a CDS encoding YhcH/YjgK/YiaL family protein yields MVFDNLDKLEMYLPLLPKLQKVIEILDRGQIYEQAEGTYTTDDSDVCYVITSYETDTKPGQFEIHRRDTDVQIVLAGSELLAMTWRELVSTAGSYDADNDVSFLDGGEPTVVVNAIPGRFVIFFPGEPHKAKVASGEISTVKKLVFKLKD; encoded by the coding sequence GTGGTATTCGATAATCTTGACAAGCTGGAAATGTATCTACCTCTCCTGCCTAAGCTACAGAAGGTCATAGAAATCCTTGACCGCGGTCAAATTTATGAGCAGGCGGAAGGAACTTACACTACGGATGATTCTGACGTGTGCTATGTCATCACGTCATATGAGACGGACACGAAGCCTGGGCAGTTTGAAATCCACCGGAGGGACACTGATGTGCAGATTGTCCTTGCTGGTTCCGAACTTCTTGCCATGACGTGGCGTGAGCTTGTTTCTACGGCAGGTTCCTATGATGCGGATAATGATGTTTCGTTTCTCGATGGGGGAGAGCCGACAGTCGTGGTCAACGCCATTCCCGGACGTTTCGTTATATTCTTTCCTGGGGAGCCGCACAAAGCAAAGGTTGCTTCTGGAGAAATCTCAACCGTCAAGAAACTCGTCTTCAAGCTCAAGGATTGA